From Montipora foliosa isolate CH-2021 chromosome 6, ASM3666993v2, whole genome shotgun sequence, a single genomic window includes:
- the LOC138004969 gene encoding G2/M phase-specific E3 ubiquitin-protein ligase-like, which yields MVNAVCNDEHIGNEVRGFSSASQIVRQYVDITEDDHPDPQSPLGAFCETDQQVEEAIVTCCNETDKDVEDEQHRSHLQEEINSLATELFTGDRMDPNNQQLVNIRRSRVWQDACRAFSASTFDVARGIRVKFIGESGVDGGGPRREFCRLLVEAVCSTSGLLEGSDGNKIPLHNCAALKAKKFFLLGVMAGMSMLDGGPGLPVFSASVFHYIATDSILCGSMEDVPDPMVRHYLLVLNSVETTEELRRTVSQQEYEFLIDCGYPKALRDCVLDDKTEMVECVILHYTHYRIRAELDQIKEGLAKVGVLSAIKRRPNIWKSLLCADRRLDVTVEYIRQLFEPSFSETGSNARLVEEDLIYNWEEYLKEMENEGKVLGSETEANLKDLFVFLTGSDRIPPMGFTRKGKIALITETTHKNFVFLLSPHVSVCYSFPCVTT from the exons GCAATACGTTGATATCACGGAAGATGATCACCCTGACCCACAGTCTCCTTTAGGCGCCTTCTGTGAAACTGATCAGCAAGTGGAAGAGGCAATCGTAACATGTTGCAACGAGACGGACAAGGACGTTGAAGACGAACAGCATAG ATCACACTTACAGGAAGAAATCAATTCTCTCGCAACGGAGCTTTTCACCGGTGATAGGATGGATCCAAATAACCAACAACTCGTAAATATAAGGAGATCAAGGGTGTGGCAGGATGCCTGTCGTGCCTTCTCAGCCTCGACGTTTGATGTGGCACGTGGTATACGTGTGAAGTTCATCGGAGAATCTGGTGTGGACGGAGGAGGTCCAAGGAGGGAATTCTGCAGACTCCTGGTCGAAGCAGTGTGCTCTACTTCTGGGCTACTGGAGGGAAGTGACGGGAACAAGATCCCTTTGCACAATTGCGCTGCCTTAAAGGCAAAGAAATTTTTCTTGCTAGGTGTAATGGCAGGAATGTCGATGCTCGACGGAGGACCAGGTCTTCCAGTTTTCTCAGCCTCAGTTTTTCATTATATTGCTACAGACAGCATTCTGTGCGGTAGTATGGAGGATGTGCCAGATCCTATGGTGCGACATTATCTTTTAGTG TTAAATTCAGTGGAAACAACCGAGGAACTGAGAAGGACCGTGTCACAGCAGGAATATGAGTTTCTGATCGACTGTGGATACCCAAAGGCCCTACGAGATTGCGTGTTAGATGACAAGACGGAGATGGTGGAATGTGTAATCCTACACTACACACACTACAGAATCAGAGCCGAGTTGGACCAAATTAAAGAAGGCTTGGCAAAGGTCGGTGTCCTGTCAGCCATCAAACGACGGCCTAACATTTGGAAATCGCTTCTCTGCGCAGATAGAAGGCTTGACGTCACTGTGGAGTACATCAGGCAGTTGTTTGAACCATCGTTCTCTGAAACTGGCAGCAATGCTAGACTTGTCGAGGAAGACCTGATTTACAATTGGGAGGAGTACCTAAAGGAGATGg AAAACGAGGGCAAGGTTCTTGGCTCGGAAACGGAGGCTAACTTGAAGGACCTATTTGTCTTTTTGACCGGGTCAGACAGGATTCCACCCATGGGCTTCACTAGAAAGGGCAAGATAGCTTTGATCACCGAGACAACTCACAAGAACTTCGTTTTCCTTCTGTCTCCACATGTCAGCGTATGTTACAGCTTCCCATGTGTGACGACCTGA